The Flammeovirgaceae bacterium genome contains a region encoding:
- a CDS encoding RagB/SusD family nutrient uptake outer membrane protein, giving the protein MKIKVIILSISLVILTQTACEIEPVVDPDNPTLAGVLTNASKAQLRVLVTGLEARSRGYFENATEMFGSFAREVAPFFASDPRFGNDWYGTTTYPDFFASNGTYLTPYLAVKQANILIQSVNNTSAVTATEAAGYIGFAKTMKAYQLLWPLMQQYQNGIRIDVEQTLNPGPIVDYNTALAAIRSLLDEAKTDLQAAGSSFDFSLTMGFSSPAEFLKVNRAIAARVALYAEDFAGALTALNESFIDLSVTPGTSDKMFIGPVHVYGNNPDVENPLFYTRNTPTNTILIVHPAMIDDLLPGDTRASKFYQRTNLVTYGPIPFPGEYQDNRWDSNTDPIPFIRNEELILIKAEAEARKAAPDFAAAFAAINVVRNTWGLTDYTDGTPTVDETIEEILFQRRYSLWAEAGHRWIDLRRTGRLDAAHVDLTYDRGDPPSSTQLITQVARRASETNWDENN; this is encoded by the coding sequence ATGAAAATTAAAGTTATAATCTTATCCATCAGTTTGGTGATACTCACGCAGACTGCCTGTGAAATAGAGCCTGTAGTTGACCCGGATAACCCAACACTGGCCGGTGTGCTTACCAATGCATCCAAAGCTCAATTACGGGTGTTGGTTACAGGCCTGGAAGCACGAAGCCGCGGGTATTTTGAGAATGCGACAGAAATGTTTGGAAGTTTTGCACGCGAAGTCGCACCTTTTTTTGCTTCCGATCCGCGGTTCGGCAACGATTGGTATGGAACAACCACGTACCCTGATTTCTTTGCTTCGAATGGCACGTACCTGACTCCCTATCTTGCAGTGAAACAGGCTAACATTCTTATTCAATCTGTAAATAATACTTCAGCAGTAACTGCCACAGAGGCCGCTGGCTATATTGGGTTTGCCAAGACCATGAAAGCCTACCAACTTTTATGGCCTCTTATGCAGCAATATCAAAATGGTATCCGTATTGACGTAGAACAAACGCTTAATCCCGGGCCAATCGTTGATTACAATACTGCACTTGCTGCCATTCGTTCGCTACTTGATGAGGCAAAAACCGATTTACAGGCTGCCGGAAGTTCCTTTGACTTCAGTTTGACAATGGGTTTCTCATCTCCCGCTGAATTTTTGAAGGTTAATCGGGCAATAGCCGCTCGTGTTGCACTTTATGCAGAAGATTTCGCTGGTGCATTAACTGCGCTAAATGAATCATTTATAGACCTTAGTGTAACACCCGGAACCAGCGATAAGATGTTTATCGGGCCGGTGCATGTTTACGGAAATAACCCCGATGTTGAGAATCCCTTGTTCTATACCAGAAATACCCCGACAAATACTATTCTTATCGTTCACCCTGCCATGATTGATGACCTCCTGCCTGGTGACACCCGGGCCAGTAAATTCTATCAGCGAACAAACCTTGTTACTTATGGACCGATTCCTTTTCCAGGCGAGTATCAGGATAATCGCTGGGATTCAAACACAGACCCAATTCCATTCATCCGAAATGAAGAGCTGATATTAATTAAAGCCGAAGCCGAAGCCAGAAAGGCTGCCCCAGACTTTGCAGCTGCCTTTGCAGCTATTAATGTTGTTCGTAATACATGGGGATTGACTGACTACACCGATGGTACTCCCACCGTTGATGAAACCATTGAGGAGATATTATTCCAGAGAAGATATTCCTTGTGGGCTGAAGCTGGTCACCGTTGGATTGATCTCCGAAGAACCGGACGGCTGGACGCTGCTCATGTTGACCTGACGTATGACAGAGGTGATCCACCTTCAAGTACTCAGTTAATAACACAAGTAGCCCGGAGGGCATCTGAAACCAACTGGGACGAAAACAATTAA
- the hisC gene encoding histidinol-phosphate transaminase, producing MDIQSLLRENIRALTPYSTARDEYKGTAEVYLDANENPFPSGYNRYPDPHQQKLKEKISTLKNMPVKNIFLGNGSDEVIDLIIRAFCEPAADSILITEPTYGMYAVCANINNVPVKRALLSSGFDLDLQAINKRLDKSVKIIFLCSPNNPSGNLLNKEKVRSLITSFAGIVVIDEAYIDFANDAGFLPVLDNHANLIILQTFSKAWGLAGLRMGMAFASEEIVSVLNKIKFPYNINTLTQQTVMEKLSSDENKKRQVEIVITERNKLSRQLAGIPGVTKIFPSDANFILVRFNNAAHAYNQLLKQKIIVRDRSSLTLCEGCLRITVGTPEENTKLIETLKTL from the coding sequence ATGGACATACAATCGCTACTCAGAGAAAATATAAGAGCACTAACGCCCTATTCAACTGCAAGAGATGAATACAAGGGAACAGCCGAAGTGTACCTGGATGCCAATGAAAACCCTTTCCCTTCCGGTTACAACCGGTACCCCGATCCACATCAGCAAAAACTAAAAGAAAAAATCAGTACCCTAAAAAATATGCCGGTAAAAAATATTTTTCTGGGTAACGGCAGCGATGAAGTTATTGACTTGATTATTCGTGCATTCTGTGAACCAGCAGCCGATTCCATACTCATCACCGAACCAACGTACGGCATGTATGCCGTTTGTGCTAACATTAATAATGTACCGGTTAAGCGGGCCCTACTGAGTTCCGGTTTCGATTTGGATTTGCAGGCTATAAACAAAAGGCTGGATAAATCGGTAAAAATTATTTTTCTGTGTTCCCCCAACAATCCATCGGGTAACCTGCTGAACAAAGAAAAAGTAAGAAGCCTGATTACCAGCTTTGCCGGCATTGTGGTGATTGATGAGGCCTATATCGACTTTGCAAACGATGCAGGTTTTTTACCGGTTTTGGATAACCATGCTAACCTCATCATTCTGCAAACATTTTCAAAAGCATGGGGTTTAGCGGGCCTCAGAATGGGCATGGCATTCGCTTCCGAAGAAATAGTTTCGGTGCTGAATAAAATAAAGTTCCCATACAACATTAATACCCTAACCCAGCAAACAGTTATGGAAAAACTTTCCTCGGATGAAAATAAAAAACGGCAGGTAGAAATAGTTATAACTGAGCGTAACAAACTATCCCGGCAGCTGGCCGGTATACCGGGTGTAACTAAAATATTCCCCTCCGATGCCAACTTTATCCTGGTACGATTTAACAATGCTGCCCATGCGTATAATCAATTGTTAAAGCAAAAGATTATTGTACGCGATCGCTCGTCCTTAACATTATGCGAAGGTTGTTTACGGATAACCGTAGGCACACCTGAAGAGAATACTAAACTTATCGAAACACTGAAAACGTTATGA
- a CDS encoding ferritin, whose product MKQQIVTPARSLTKETEALLNKQIVMEGKSAAAYLSMGSWCETKGYEVSSQFLFKHSDEERMHMLKLIHYVNTAGGHGLQPEITKIKHTFKSLREVFETVLNHELEVTKSINSIVDHCFTIKDFATFNFLQWYVMEQREEETLARRAVELFDLIGEEGVGLWMIDQEIGKLEMYAAKVSGKPA is encoded by the coding sequence ATGAAACAACAAATCGTTACTCCGGCCCGGTCGCTTACCAAAGAAACCGAGGCGCTGCTGAACAAGCAGATAGTGATGGAAGGCAAATCGGCTGCCGCTTATTTGTCGATGGGCTCCTGGTGCGAAACCAAAGGGTATGAAGTCTCATCGCAGTTTCTGTTTAAACATAGTGATGAAGAGCGCATGCATATGCTGAAGCTTATTCACTATGTGAACACAGCCGGGGGTCATGGCCTGCAACCCGAGATCACTAAAATAAAGCATACCTTTAAAAGCCTGCGCGAAGTTTTTGAAACCGTGCTCAACCACGAACTTGAAGTAACCAAATCCATCAACAGCATTGTTGACCATTGCTTTACCATCAAGGATTTTGCCACGTTTAATTTTCTGCAATGGTATGTGATGGAACAACGCGAAGAAGAGACCCTGGCCCGCAGGGCAGTTGAACTGTTCGACCTGATTGGCGAAGAGGGTGTTGGTTTGTGGATGATTGACCAGGAAATCGGTAAACTGGAAATGTACGCTGCGAAAGTTTCGGGTAAACCGGCCTGA
- the hisD gene encoding histidinol dehydrogenase, with protein sequence MKLYINPSRDTWPQLCERPQLQLEFLESSVRNILARVKQSGDYALKEFTRQFDNLELENLIVTKAEIQKAATLVEPALKTAVQTAASNVKKFHQAQLPLAIQVETMPGVTCWRKSVPIEKVGIYIPGGTAPLFSTVLMLTIPAALAGCHEIVLVTPPDKQGLIHPAILYAAQLTGVKKIYKVGGAQAIAALAYGTETIPKVNKIFGPGNQYVTKAKQLVNQEGTAIDLPAGPSELLVWADDSAIPEFVAADLLSQAEHGTDSQVMLVTNKSILAEKVFDEIDRQVALLPRMEIAGLALQNSRALVFGNDNEALDFINTYAPEHLIINKRQADELAEKITNAGSVFIGNYTPEAAGDYASGTNHTLPTNGFATTYGGVSVESFLKHITFQKISEEGIRQVGPAVEVMAQAEELIAHKNAITIRLNYLSTRKQNP encoded by the coding sequence ATGAAACTTTATATCAATCCCTCCCGCGACACCTGGCCGCAACTGTGCGAACGCCCGCAATTGCAGCTGGAGTTCCTGGAGAGTTCGGTAAGAAATATTCTGGCCAGAGTTAAACAGAGTGGCGATTACGCTCTTAAAGAATTTACCCGCCAGTTTGATAACCTGGAACTGGAGAACCTTATCGTAACCAAAGCCGAAATACAAAAGGCTGCTACCCTGGTTGAACCCGCACTAAAGACTGCTGTACAAACTGCTGCATCGAATGTTAAAAAATTTCATCAGGCACAACTGCCATTGGCAATTCAAGTAGAAACAATGCCGGGTGTAACCTGCTGGCGCAAAAGCGTACCGATTGAAAAAGTTGGTATTTATATACCCGGAGGAACTGCCCCGTTATTTTCAACCGTACTCATGCTGACAATTCCGGCTGCGCTGGCGGGCTGCCACGAAATAGTGCTGGTTACTCCTCCTGATAAACAGGGCCTAATCCACCCGGCCATCCTGTACGCTGCACAACTAACGGGTGTAAAAAAAATTTATAAAGTCGGGGGCGCACAAGCCATTGCTGCCCTCGCTTACGGCACGGAAACCATTCCGAAAGTGAACAAAATTTTCGGGCCCGGTAACCAGTATGTAACCAAAGCCAAGCAACTGGTTAACCAGGAGGGAACGGCAATTGATTTGCCGGCCGGGCCCAGCGAATTGCTGGTATGGGCCGATGACTCGGCAATACCTGAATTTGTTGCTGCCGACCTCCTGTCGCAAGCCGAACATGGTACCGACAGTCAGGTGATGCTGGTTACCAACAAATCAATACTTGCCGAAAAAGTTTTCGATGAGATAGACCGCCAAGTTGCGCTATTACCCCGGATGGAAATTGCCGGGCTTGCCCTGCAAAACAGTCGGGCACTTGTTTTTGGTAACGATAATGAGGCATTGGATTTTATAAATACCTATGCACCCGAACATCTGATTATTAACAAAAGACAGGCGGATGAACTGGCAGAAAAAATCACCAATGCCGGTTCGGTGTTTATCGGCAACTACACGCCCGAAGCAGCCGGTGATTATGCCTCAGGAACAAATCACACGCTGCCGACCAATGGATTTGCTACTACGTATGGCGGTGTCTCAGTTGAAAGTTTTTTAAAGCACATCACCTTTCAGAAAATCTCAGAAGAGGGTATCCGGCAGGTTGGTCCGGCAGTTGAAGTGATGGCACAGGCTGAAGAATTAATTGCGCACAAAAATGCGATCACCATCAGGCTTAACTACCTGTCAACCCGAAAACAGAATCCATAA
- a CDS encoding tetratricopeptide repeat protein, protein MQVKNFILKIRWASKLYTPVILGVLGVASACESDQTRKQRFLLIGNEALLKQDFESAVKNFNAALEFDSCYADALNNLGTVQFRQKNYAEALEYYNRALGCMPDFINSLFNRANTYYELNFADKALQDVSRLAELKPDSMPVYFLQGLIHTKMREYNRAKASFRRALVLDSKNTELWINLGTVHFYARQYDSARWALQEALIINADESNAYNALALVYAAQSDLVNAEKFIAQALLLKPGDSYYLNNRGYINLMKGELQAAVEDINQSIANGPANAWAYRNKGIYYLKINDAEAAIRLLKQAADMDPFVDDVFSYLAEAYWLAGNEAEACKAVKESITRNESRKLRLSYCK, encoded by the coding sequence ATGCAAGTAAAGAATTTTATATTAAAAATCCGCTGGGCTTCTAAGCTGTACACACCTGTTATCTTGGGGGTACTTGGGGTTGCTTCGGCCTGTGAGTCAGACCAAACACGCAAACAACGATTTCTTCTAATCGGCAATGAGGCCTTGCTTAAACAAGACTTTGAATCGGCCGTAAAAAATTTCAACGCAGCCCTGGAGTTCGATTCGTGTTATGCCGATGCGCTGAATAACCTGGGTACGGTACAGTTCAGGCAAAAGAATTATGCTGAAGCATTGGAATACTATAACCGCGCCCTGGGGTGTATGCCCGACTTCATAAACAGTTTATTTAACAGGGCGAACACGTATTATGAGTTAAATTTTGCTGATAAAGCATTGCAGGATGTTAGCCGGCTGGCAGAGCTTAAGCCTGATTCGATGCCCGTTTACTTTTTGCAAGGGTTGATTCACACCAAAATGCGCGAGTATAACCGGGCGAAGGCTTCGTTCAGAAGAGCCCTTGTGCTGGATTCAAAAAACACGGAACTATGGATAAACCTGGGTACGGTGCACTTTTATGCCCGCCAGTACGACAGCGCCAGATGGGCACTTCAGGAAGCGTTAATCATTAATGCCGATGAATCCAACGCCTATAATGCGCTGGCGTTGGTTTATGCTGCCCAATCAGACTTAGTAAACGCTGAAAAGTTCATCGCCCAGGCATTGCTTCTGAAACCCGGAGATTCATATTATCTTAATAACCGCGGCTACATTAACCTGATGAAGGGTGAATTACAGGCTGCTGTTGAAGATATTAACCAAAGTATTGCCAACGGTCCGGCCAACGCGTGGGCTTATCGTAACAAGGGGATTTATTACCTGAAAATAAACGATGCAGAAGCCGCAATACGGCTGCTTAAGCAGGCTGCTGATATGGACCCGTTTGTAGATGATGTCTTTTCATACCTGGCCGAAGCGTATTGGCTTGCCGGTAATGAGGCTGAAGCTTGTAAAGCGGTTAAGGAATCAATCACTCGGAATGAAAGCAGAAAGTTGCGTTTAAGTTATTGTAAATAA
- a CDS encoding CoA pyrophosphatase has translation MYLTDESFLKTLTKRLAGKLPGSFAHEPLRAKPVGQVIPRFEHKTPPRPGSVLILLCPQTDSFIFPLIKRPDYSGLHSGQISLPGGKAESGETAVETALREAQEEIGIDPAQVNVLGRLTDFFVVPSNFMVTPVVGFAKATPVFKPDQHEVVKILMGKLSDILDDSAIKSKEIVVANRYTMLAPHFEIDGEIVWGATAMMLNEFRLVLRDVL, from the coding sequence ATGTACCTGACCGATGAATCTTTTTTAAAGACGCTTACCAAACGTTTGGCAGGTAAACTTCCTGGTTCTTTTGCCCACGAACCCCTGCGGGCAAAGCCGGTGGGGCAGGTTATTCCGCGGTTTGAGCATAAAACTCCGCCAAGGCCCGGCAGTGTGTTGATTCTGCTGTGCCCGCAAACCGATAGCTTTATTTTTCCGCTCATCAAGCGACCGGATTATTCCGGTTTGCACAGTGGCCAGATAAGTTTGCCGGGAGGGAAGGCTGAATCCGGGGAAACAGCCGTTGAAACCGCTTTGCGCGAGGCACAAGAAGAAATCGGTATTGACCCCGCTCAGGTAAACGTACTTGGCAGACTGACAGATTTTTTTGTCGTCCCCAGCAACTTTATGGTAACGCCTGTCGTGGGCTTTGCAAAAGCAACACCGGTATTCAAGCCGGATCAGCATGAAGTTGTAAAGATTCTGATGGGTAAACTGTCGGACATTCTTGATGACAGCGCCATCAAATCAAAAGAGATTGTTGTCGCTAACCGCTACACCATGCTGGCGCCCCACTTCGAAATTGATGGCGAAATCGTGTGGGGCGCTACCGCCATGATGCTGAATGAGTTCAGGCTTGTGCTTCGCGATGTACTGTAA
- a CDS encoding ATP phosphoribosyltransferase: MNETVRIAIQKSGRLQEGSLKLLKDCGLSISNGKDQLKTQASNFPVEVLFLRDDDIPQYIEDGVADAGIIGENIFAEKQKNGAIIKRLDFAKCRLALAVPRTTDYPGLAWFNGKNIATSYPNIVSNYLKRNTITAGIHEISGSVEIAPGIGLADAICDIVSTGSTLLSNGLKEVEVVMQSEAVLIGGNLSTTKKQILDKLVFRIEAVQQARNNKYILLNCPNEAIEPITRIIPGMKSPTILPLGKPGWSSLHSVVNENDFWEKIDRLKHLGAEGILVVPIEKMIK, from the coding sequence ATGAACGAAACAGTACGGATTGCCATTCAGAAATCAGGACGGCTGCAGGAAGGATCCCTGAAACTGCTTAAAGACTGCGGCCTGAGCATCAGCAACGGCAAAGACCAACTCAAAACGCAGGCATCCAATTTTCCTGTTGAAGTACTTTTTCTGCGCGATGATGACATACCCCAATACATTGAAGACGGGGTGGCCGATGCCGGAATAATTGGCGAAAATATATTCGCTGAAAAACAGAAAAACGGAGCAATCATTAAGCGACTCGATTTCGCGAAATGCCGCCTGGCCCTGGCTGTTCCCCGCACAACCGACTACCCGGGTTTAGCATGGTTTAACGGCAAAAACATCGCTACCTCGTACCCGAACATCGTCAGCAACTACCTGAAAAGGAATACCATTACTGCAGGTATTCATGAGATCAGCGGCTCAGTTGAAATTGCCCCGGGCATTGGTTTGGCAGATGCCATCTGTGATATCGTGAGCACAGGCAGCACCTTGCTCAGTAACGGACTTAAAGAAGTTGAAGTGGTTATGCAGTCGGAAGCTGTTTTGATTGGCGGAAATCTTAGCACAACAAAAAAGCAAATCCTTGACAAACTGGTGTTCCGCATCGAAGCTGTACAGCAGGCCCGAAACAACAAATACATTCTGCTAAACTGCCCAAACGAAGCCATTGAACCCATTACCCGAATTATACCGGGTATGAAAAGCCCCACTATCCTGCCGCTGGGCAAACCCGGCTGGAGTTCACTGCACTCAGTGGTAAACGAAAATGACTTTTGGGAAAAAATCGATCGGCTAAAACATTTGGGTGCCGAGGGAATTTTAGTAGTACCGATTGAGAAGATGATTAAGTAG
- a CDS encoding DUF3592 domain-containing protein: MAINPEYENEVRLLLKQNKRFEAVRYLQNTLNVSNTDADRLVQAVENEIALEKQQVLNPAAETAKGCGSMVIKVISFGFGFFGVVFILIGIGAYLLFNYIEADAVEVQGHVVDLRPSPNGGDGFAPVIEYEWNGQTKTHQSEVYSSPPDFETGQMVPVYVNPSNPDIVTIIYEETGWIFISVFGGIGAVFIVIAIVLFRFGKKMNRPL, translated from the coding sequence ATGGCTATTAACCCGGAATACGAAAACGAAGTAAGGCTGCTCCTGAAACAAAATAAACGTTTCGAGGCCGTTCGCTATTTACAAAACACACTTAACGTTTCAAACACCGATGCCGACCGGCTGGTTCAGGCTGTAGAAAATGAAATTGCACTGGAAAAGCAACAGGTATTAAACCCTGCTGCTGAAACGGCAAAAGGCTGCGGCAGTATGGTTATAAAGGTTATCAGTTTCGGGTTTGGCTTTTTCGGTGTAGTGTTTATACTGATTGGCATTGGTGCCTACCTGCTGTTTAACTATATCGAGGCTGATGCCGTAGAAGTTCAGGGCCACGTGGTTGACCTGCGTCCCAGCCCGAACGGAGGCGATGGCTTCGCACCCGTTATTGAATACGAATGGAACGGCCAGACCAAAACCCATCAAAGCGAAGTGTACTCCTCCCCTCCCGATTTTGAAACCGGGCAAATGGTGCCGGTTTATGTTAACCCGTCAAACCCGGATATTGTTACGATTATCTATGAGGAAACAGGCTGGATATTCATTTCAGTTTTTGGAGGCATCGGGGCCGTCTTTATCGTAATCGCCATTGTATTATTCCGGTTTGGAAAGAAAATGAACCGCCCGCTTTGA
- a CDS encoding SusC/RagA family TonB-linked outer membrane protein, producing the protein MKKMYHLKSAALLLLILVTGFVYAQNYTVTGTVKDAKTGEGMAGVNVVVKGTSQGTITDNTGAFTISVPTSPATLQISFIGYRTAEVQVSTSVTSISASLEEDVTSLEEVVISGLATTVKRTNLANAVASVDGKELMGTTNPQTLDYALYGKMTGVNMNSNGGAPGGGVNVNFRGITTLGAGSSQPLYIIDGVYMNNSAIRNGRSEANQAGAGSNTSNQDDAANRLADLNPDDVERVEVLKGPSAAAIYGTRANAGVVIITTKKGKQGKTKISFNQDLGFAKAQNLNFYEPWNEDKVTYYQTEYLGNPGAIPTEVAALNQALAEGRNLDLEKEMYGETGFLTNTQISASGGNEKTSFFVSAGIQDEDGIIKHTGFKRYSIRTNIDHSISDRIKLGLNTNYVKTDNQRGFTGNQNNTGGSLGYAIAYTRSYRNLKPDANGNYPDNPDFNDNPFAIRDLAENNQTVNRFITAGNLSVGILQKPNYDLKVILNGGVDYMGANTKVYMPEILQHQRALPNPGDVIYGNQNDLNSNIQGFLVFNLSQGATTFTTQAGAVRLDQNSRYQLIRGQGLNGGQSNLAYAQVVSNMSQINQRTSDVGLYAQQEVNWGDKIIGTLGLRFDKSTLNLDQDKFYSFYKGSIAANISNFEFWNVEQVNQLKLRMAFGQSGGLPLYNRTFVVMNSQLIGGEIGFQVGTRDVDPNLKPEIANELEFGVDAGFLNNKISLEASYYIKNVNDLIIDLVPAESTGITAIATNGADLQNKGIELALGATPVSTNQINWFTRVAWWRNRAEITDLKIPAYTFGGFGTALGTYIIAEGYSPTTIVGTPADVDNPTPVPGVQVIGDRQADFDMSWYNSVTFLKNFEFSFLLHYKKGGDNINLSALLWDDGGSTQGYMNDPDGDGLVFGLGRLLDWVGTGQGRVPATYIQDASYLKLREVGLYYNVPKSITTGWFNGAISNVKIGFSANNILVSTKYGSYDPEVSNFGAQPINSNVEVTPYPSSRRYFFHLSVDF; encoded by the coding sequence ATGAAGAAAATGTACCACTTAAAAAGTGCTGCCTTGTTGCTACTGATTTTAGTAACAGGGTTTGTTTATGCACAAAACTACACGGTTACCGGAACCGTGAAAGACGCAAAAACAGGTGAGGGAATGGCCGGAGTGAACGTTGTTGTGAAAGGCACTTCACAGGGAACGATCACTGACAATACCGGTGCCTTTACCATCAGTGTTCCAACCAGTCCAGCGACCCTTCAAATCTCATTTATCGGCTACAGGACTGCTGAGGTTCAAGTAAGTACATCTGTAACAAGCATCAGTGCATCATTAGAAGAAGATGTTACCAGCCTTGAAGAAGTTGTAATATCAGGGCTGGCAACAACGGTAAAACGAACAAATCTTGCTAATGCCGTTGCCAGTGTTGATGGAAAAGAGTTGATGGGGACTACAAATCCACAAACATTAGATTATGCATTGTATGGCAAAATGACAGGGGTAAACATGAACTCTAATGGAGGTGCTCCTGGCGGAGGTGTAAACGTTAACTTCAGAGGGATAACCACATTGGGTGCCGGTTCTTCACAACCCTTATACATTATTGATGGCGTTTACATGAATAACTCAGCCATTCGTAATGGACGTTCGGAAGCAAATCAGGCCGGAGCCGGTTCAAACACCAGCAATCAGGATGATGCCGCAAATCGACTGGCCGACCTGAACCCGGATGATGTTGAGCGCGTAGAAGTATTAAAAGGCCCATCAGCGGCTGCCATCTATGGAACCCGGGCCAATGCCGGTGTAGTTATCATTACCACCAAGAAAGGAAAGCAGGGCAAAACCAAAATTTCGTTTAACCAGGATTTGGGTTTTGCAAAAGCACAAAACCTCAATTTCTACGAGCCATGGAACGAAGACAAAGTGACTTACTATCAAACTGAGTACTTAGGTAATCCGGGAGCAATACCAACAGAAGTTGCTGCGCTGAATCAGGCCCTTGCAGAGGGTAGAAATCTAGATTTAGAAAAAGAGATGTACGGAGAAACCGGATTTCTAACCAATACCCAAATCAGCGCCTCAGGTGGAAATGAAAAAACCTCATTCTTTGTATCCGCAGGCATTCAGGATGAAGATGGAATAATCAAGCATACAGGTTTCAAAAGGTATTCAATAAGAACAAACATCGACCATAGTATTTCAGACCGGATTAAGCTTGGTTTGAATACAAACTATGTTAAAACAGACAATCAACGGGGTTTCACCGGGAACCAGAACAACACCGGGGGTAGCCTGGGTTATGCCATTGCTTATACACGGTCATACCGAAACTTAAAGCCCGATGCCAATGGAAATTATCCTGATAACCCCGATTTCAATGATAATCCATTCGCCATACGCGACTTAGCAGAAAATAACCAAACAGTAAACAGGTTCATTACTGCCGGAAACCTGAGCGTTGGCATCTTACAAAAACCAAACTACGACCTTAAAGTTATTCTGAATGGCGGTGTTGACTATATGGGAGCCAACACAAAAGTTTATATGCCTGAAATTCTGCAACACCAGCGCGCATTACCAAATCCGGGCGATGTTATTTATGGTAACCAGAATGACCTGAACTCGAATATCCAGGGCTTTCTTGTATTCAACCTGTCGCAGGGCGCCACAACTTTCACAACGCAGGCCGGTGCTGTTCGGCTTGACCAAAATTCCAGATACCAACTAATCCGTGGGCAGGGACTCAATGGCGGCCAAAGCAATTTGGCCTACGCTCAGGTTGTTTCAAACATGTCACAGATAAATCAACGAACTTCGGATGTCGGATTATATGCACAGCAGGAAGTGAATTGGGGCGATAAAATAATTGGTACACTCGGGCTACGCTTCGATAAATCAACCCTAAACCTCGATCAGGATAAGTTCTACTCATTCTATAAAGGCTCAATTGCAGCAAATATTTCCAATTTTGAGTTCTGGAATGTTGAACAGGTTAATCAATTAAAACTTCGTATGGCATTTGGTCAATCCGGTGGTCTGCCCCTTTATAACAGAACGTTTGTTGTAATGAATTCTCAACTAATTGGTGGCGAGATTGGCTTTCAGGTTGGAACAAGAGATGTTGACCCTAACCTTAAACCCGAAATTGCGAATGAGTTGGAATTTGGAGTTGATGCCGGGTTTTTGAATAACAAAATCTCGCTTGAGGCCAGTTACTACATCAAAAATGTAAATGACTTAATTATCGACCTGGTACCAGCCGAATCAACCGGCATTACTGCCATTGCCACCAATGGTGCTGACTTACAAAACAAAGGTATCGAACTTGCATTGGGGGCAACGCCTGTTAGTACAAATCAAATCAACTGGTTTACACGCGTTGCGTGGTGGCGGAACAGAGCTGAAATAACTGATTTAAAAATTCCAGCATACACATTTGGAGGATTCGGTACGGCACTCGGAACGTACATTATTGCGGAAGGCTACTCACCAACCACCATTGTTGGAACACCTGCCGATGTTGACAACCCAACACCAGTTCCGGGGGTACAGGTTATCGGTGACCGCCAAGCTGATTTTGATATGTCGTGGTACAATTCAGTAACCTTCCTTAAAAACTTTGAATTTTCGTTCTTATTGCACTATAAAAAAGGTGGTGATAACATTAACCTATCAGCCTTACTTTGGGATGATGGAGGCTCAACACAAGGGTATATGAATGATCCGGATGGCGATGGGCTGGTTTTTGGATTAGGTCGCTTATTGGATTGGGTCGGTACCGGACAGGGGCGCGTTCCGGCTACCTATATTCAAGATGCCAGCTACTTGAAACTTCGTGAAGTTGGTCTTTATTACAATGTTCCGAAATCAATCACAACAGGATGGTTTAACGGAGCTATTAGCAATGTAAAAATTGGTTTTTCAGCTAACAACATCCTGGTTTCAACTAAATATGGCAGCTACGACCCTGAAGTTTCAAACTTTGGCGCACAACCCATTAACTCGAACGTTGAGGTTACTCCTTATCCCAGTTCAAGGAGATACTTCTTCCACTTAAGTGTTGACTTCTAA